The proteins below come from a single Metarhizium brunneum chromosome 1, complete sequence genomic window:
- the ustD gene encoding Cysteine desulfurase-like protein ustD, producing the protein MAWSNEPKDGQNDSSTHAPSHPNGSSKLESAQCAIYAVTAGESASDVMDMDRVRPHFPVLSGKTVPFNNAAGTVVLKEAIEAASDLMNGMPIDHGLGDPRSTAARAEYSNNWHQCAAFVNAQPSEIAFGQSTTALLRLLGQSLRPHLGSDAEIICSTLCHEASASAWIHLARSLGTTIKWWTPSQEGEDDPCLTVDSLRPLLTPKTRIVTCNHVSNVVGTIHPIRELARLVHTIPGCVIAVDGVAWIPHRPVDVKLLDVDFYCFSWYKVFGPHMAQLYAHRRAQDRYMTSINHFWRDHATLDGKLHLGAACYELEAMCGPIAKYLGDLGWDAIIQHETVLTKVMLDYLLSRPTVYRVFGKRTADPSHRVSIVVFEVLGRQSSDIVMQVHVRDRFRITWGDCWAPRPTFDVLRPHSDGIIRVSFVHYNTVAEVQGLCAELEDITSTKGAHVAERGDSPSKDIVELAEL; encoded by the exons ATGGCCTGGAGCAACGAGcccaaagacggccaaaaTGACTCGTCTACTCATGCTCCCTCGCATCCTAATGGCAGCTCCAAATTGGAATCCGCGCAGTGCGCTATTTACGCTGTCACGGCCGGCGAATCTGCCAGCGACGTGATGGACATGGACCGAGTCCGACCTCACTTTCCTGTCCTCAGTGGGAAGACTGTGCCGTTCAACAACGCAGCAGGTACCGTTGTGCTCAAGGAGGCCATAGAGGC GGCGAGCGACCTCATGAATGGAATGCCGATTGACCACGGGCTCGGAGATCCACGAAGCACCGCCGCCCGGGCTGAGTATTCGAACAATTGGCACCAGTGCGCAGCCTTTGTCAATGCCCAGCCGTCCGAGATTG CCTTTGGACAGTCCACCACCGCTTTGCTACGGCTCTTGGGCCAGTCGCTGCGGCCGCATCTCGGCTCGGATGCAGAGATCATCTGCTCTACGCTGTGCCATGAAGCCTCTGCAAGTGCCTGGATCCATCTTGCCCGAAGCCTAGGCACCACCATCAAATGGTGGACGCCGTCACAAGAGGGGGAAGACGACCCCTGCCTCACCGTCGACTCACTCAGGCCTCTGTTGACTCCCAAGACACGCATCGTCACTTGCAATCACGTTTCCAACGTGGTGGGGACGATACATCCTATCCGAGAGCTGGCCCGCCTCGTCCATACCATCCCTGGCTGCGTCATCGCCGTGGACGGCGTTGCCTGGATCCCCCATCGGCCCGTTGATGTCAAATTGCTCGACGTCGATTTCTACTGTTTTAGCTGGTACAAGGTATTCGGCCCGCACATGGCGCAGCTATACGCGCACCGTCGCGCGCAGGATCGTTACATGACGAGCATCAACCATTTCTGGCGCGACCACGCCACGCTTGACGGCAAACTCCACTTGGGGGCGGCTTGCTACGAGCTGGAAGCAATGTGTGGCCCAATCGCCAAGTATCTGGGGGATCTTGGATGGGACGCCATCATCCAGCACGAGACGGTCTTGACCAAAGTCATGCTGGACTATCTCCTCAGCCGACCCACGGTATATCGCGTGTTTGGGAAGCGTACGGCAGATCCGAGTCACCGAGTGTCGATTGTGGTATTCGAGGTGCTTGGGCGGCAGTCCAGTGACATTGTCATGCAGGTTCATGTCCGCGACCGGTTCCGGATCACCTGGGGCGATTGCTGGGCGCCACGGCCGACATTTGACGTTCTGAGGCCGCACAGCGACGGCATCATCCGCGTCAGCTTCGTTCACTATAATACCGTGGCCGAGGTCCAGGGGTTGTGCGCTGAGCTAGAGGATATAACGTCCACTAAAGGTGCGCATGTTGCAGAAAGGGGGGACTCGCCATCCAAGGACATTGTCGAATTGGCTGAATTATAA
- the AO-I_0 gene encoding Copper amine oxidase 1, with protein sequence MSPEGIDPGKTSPYGTVVGPGVLAQSHQHIFAVRIDPAIDGYANTVTVEDSISMPMEPTRNPYGNGYEVQSTTITKSTHIDASPLTNRVVKISNPSNINPVSGRPVSYKFAPAPTQLLMADAASDIGHHAKYARHHVWVTRHADYEFWAGSEFTNMSRDEEGGCYDTAARNDDIENTDVVVWAVFSFAHSPRVEDWLVMPVERHELHLRPVDFFDGNPALDVASHRNTNSVCPCGRRVLREW encoded by the coding sequence ATGTCGCCCGAAGGCATCGATCCGGGCAAGACGTCGCCGTACGGCACCGTCGTGGGGCCGGGTGTTTTAGCTCAGAGCCATCAACACATCTTTGCCGTGCGCATCGATCCAGCCATTGATGGGTATGCCAACACGGTAACCGTGGAGGATTCCATATCCATGCCGATGGAGCCAACGAGGAATCCATATGGCAACGGCTACGAGGTGCAGTCCACAACCATTACCAAGTCCACGCATATTGACGCCTCGCCGTTGACCAACCGCGTGGTCAAGATATCCAACCCTTCCAATATCAACCCCGTCTCTGGCCGCCCGGTGTCGTACAAATTTGCCCCGGCGCCCACGCAACTGCTCATGGCGGATGCAGCGTCCGACATTGGCCACCATGCCAAGTATGCCAGACACCATGTCTGGGTGACGCGGCACGCCGACTACGAGTTCTGGGCTGGCAGCGAGTTCACCAACATGTCACGCGATGAAGAAGGGGGCTGCTACGACACGGCGGCCCGCAATGACGATATTGAGAACACTGATGTGGTTGTCTGGGCCGTTTTTAGCTTTGCGCATTCCCCTCGAGTGGAGGATTGGCTGGTGATGCCCGTGGAGCGTCACGAGTTACATTTGCGGCCGGTTGACTTTTTCGACGGCAACCCGGCCTTGGATGTGGCCAGCCATCGCAATACAAATAGTGTCTGTCCTTGTGGACGGCGAGTGCTGCGCGAATGGTGA
- the AO-I_1 gene encoding Copper amine oxidase 1 — translation MDLVTGEEVDKRCLHPKQRASFTVDEFQEFIDNDLTSPIFQRVVAEMEPPPWLGDMTKGNDDVNHSSFPLPICPVMGTATESLVRVERLQPEGPSFTMTDNSLLEWQKWRLRISLTPRECVVLHDIRFDYRSVVHRLSFSELTVPYCDPRPLTTVNRPSTTATLEPAAPQITLD, via the exons ATGGACCTGGTTACAGGCGAAGAGGTCGACAAGCGGTGCCTCCACCCAAAACAACGAGCCTCATTCACCGTCGACGAGTTCCAAGAGTTTATTGACAATGATCTCACCAGCCCGATATTCCAGCGCGTCGTGGCGGAGATGGAACCTCCCCCCTGGCTAGGAG ACATGACCAAGGGCAATGATGACGTGAATCATTCCTCCTTCCCACTCCCCATTTGTCCCGTTATGGGTACAGCCACCGAGTCACTTGTTCGTGTCGAACGGCTACAGCCAGAAGGCCCCTCCTTCACCATGACGGACAATAGCCTGTTGGAGTGGCAGAAGTGGCGGCTGCGCATCTCCCTTACGCCTCGGGAATGCGTAGTGCTCCATGATATCCGCTTTGACTACCGCAGCGTTGTGCATCGATTGTCTTTTAGCGAGCTGACGGTGCCTTACTGTGATCCCCGGCCCCTTACCACTGTAAACAGGCCTTCGACTACGGCGACGCTGGAGCCGGCCGCACCGCAAATAACCTTGGACTGA
- the glnA2 gene encoding Type-1 glutamine synthetase 2 codes for MTICQLPPSVALITRRSLLIPATTMGSQITASSLPQLLEHDTCVKLAGIDVDGILRGKLVSKKKFLSIAEAGFGFCSVIFGWDMHDQTYLKELKVSNAENGYRDILAIPDLSTFRRVPWEDNVPFFLVNFFDPETKKPIAPCSRGLLKTQLDKVHAKGYGAMAGAEYEFYTFRNPNSDSASPAGFLLQNPPHQLPSLTEGMFGYSLNRPVHNKDWYYDVYNTCARFSCDIEGWHTESGPGVYEAALEFGEVADMADRASLFKYVVKSVGINHGITPCFMAKPKQGLPGNSGHMHISIVDGDGKNLLARDTTDPDAKWNDIAALSDLGRHFLAGLLEGLPDIMPMLAPTVNSYKRLVENFWAPVTVSWGLEHRAASIRLISPPTSKPGATRFEVRTPGADSNPHFVLAAILGCGWRGVEKKLEIPCPPLALGQDTGGAGDVGERLAKSLKEATARFMRKDSIAREIFGDDFVDHFGGTRENEVRLFDEAVTDWEMKRYIETV; via the exons ATGACCATCTGTCAACTACCGCCTTCTGTCGCCCTCATCACTCGACGAAGCCTGCTCATCcccgccaccaccatggGGTCCCAAATCACCGCCTCTTCCCTCCcccagctcctcgagcaCGACACATGCGTCAAGCTGGCGGGCATCGACGTCGATGGCATCCTGCGCGGCAAGCTcgtctccaagaagaagtTCTTGTCCATTGCCGAAGCAGGATTCGGCTTCTGCTCCGTCATTTTCGGCTGGGACATGCACGACCAGACCTAcctcaaggagctcaaggtGTCCAACGCCGAGAACGGCTACCGCGACATTCTGGCCATTCCCGACCTCTCCACCTTTCGAAGGGTGCCGTGGGAGGACAACGTGCCTTTTTTCCTCGTCAACTTCTTCGACCCGGAAACCAAGAAGCCCATTGCCCCCTGTTCAAGGGGCCTGCTCAAGACGCAGCTGGACAAGGTCCACGCCAAGGGCTACGGAGCCATGGCTGGCG CTGAATACGAATTCTACACCTTCCGCAACCCAAACAGCGACTCGGCCTCCCCGGCCGGCTTCCTCCTGCAAAACCCGCCTCATCAGCTGCCCTCCCTGACCGAGGGCATGTTCGGCTACTCGCTCAACCGCCCCGTCCACAACAAGGACTGGTACTACGACGTGTACAACACGTGTGCCCGCTTCTCCTGCGACATCGAGGGCTGGCACACCGAGTCCGGCCCGGGCGTCTACGAGGCGGCCCTCGAGTTCGGCGAGGTGGCTGACATGGCCGACCGCGCCAGCCTGTTCAAGTACGTCGTCAAGAGCGTGGGCATCAACCACGGCATCACGCCGTGCTTCATGGCCAAGCCGAAACAGGGCCTCCCCGGAAACAGCGGCCACATGCACATCTccatcgtcgacggcgacggcaagaaCCTGCTCGCCAGGGACACCACGGACCCCGACGCCAAGTGGAACGACATTGCGGCCCTGTCCGATCTGGGCCGGCACTTCCTGGCGGGCCTCCTCGAGGGCCTGCCGGACATCATGCCCATGCTGGCCCCGACGGTCAACTCGTACAAGCGGCTCGTCGAGAACTTTTGGGCGCCCGTCACTGTGTCGTGGGGGCTGGAGCACCGCGCCGCTTCCATCCGCCTCAtttcgccgccgacgtccaAGCCCGGCGCCACGAGGTTCGAGGTCCGCACGCCTGGCGCCGATTCAAATCCTCACtttgtcttggccgccatTCTGGGCTGTGGGTGGCGCGGCGTagagaagaagctggagaTTCCGTGCCCGCCGCTTGCCCTGGGGCAGGATACAGGCGGTGCGGGCGACGTGGGCGAGCGGCTGGCCAAGAGTCTCAAGGAGGCTACGGCGCGATTTATGAGAAAGGATAGCATCGCGAGGGAGATTTTCGGCGACGATTTCGTCGATCATTTCGGCGGCACCAGAGAGAACGAGGTTCGGttgtttgacgaggctgtTACGGATTG GGAAATGAAGCGTTACATTGAAACCGTCTAA
- the rfs gene encoding NRPS-independent siderophore synthetase rfs, which produces MSASNYAARARGETTKRLLAQLVNEGLASLDFLDESHDSATRRPRITGQREGNADRWLTLSAVHGVITTGHLRPNDLELPVTLCSGNNEALQDDPGAIFEFISVWLDCSEAMTTSVVQELRNSAAMLEKWMEHGWQTPTLDLDSSFLDWERSVVAGHPTHPFHRTCIANRLLKPVGPEHLPGMLNPDISFVTVPRTSVRTAGPFEKLIESMMKHFGISVASSQGNTTVPCLTQHLPALLHHFPEAELIETVPNGAVAQAAMRTVSIPGFAYDVKFSLACLVTSALRVLPCWSADAAPKLTWLLKEISPPNLWIVGEVAAVTGNQQDMAEARYMTCILRENLESRAKENNEALILSSALMEKPMGGSRTYAEVLFDLHTTADKVRWFKSYVQHLLSLALDPLVRHRVGLEFHGQNSIVRICKRTRAIKGFAIRDLAGVKLHGASLVAQGFDVTGLEASSTDDSHQVWDRVHHALIQNNIGYMMYALELERDHDGWGIVRSALADTLDVENNALGRQIYQYFLRDTMLFKSFITMRLISSLDGRFKLVDTEVPNILCKTSPWLLQICLAGSNNRDLMQQNLLKSTSQYGQLPGASRRLNPYPAVLPVQFVQNVERFHEALAAALDNVVERWWKDVDANLPGRMPLEPRVEKLLRWIDEGSDKGFVRGYKGHQGNLRPDMLILAAEEHAVPQFRVCEINGRFPINFLHFAASAYGALAGLPWSIPLLKPATDYTKLRDSLFQLFDPSVPIHFVGQTSDFPKDSPLFGLVEHRTGMRPRLVKPSSLVLIPSGSEPTGFSLYCVWGADPAVTKRPLKLITVEGRVLEEVHQVGCQLYDFELFALDPDMVRHIAMRSVNDMRSVFIAHDKRILGILRQELDALVHKHGVLTLAQARILEQGIVPTILPGCERLRQLLDASYADPGIKDGYILKPFRLARGSGILLGRDMSVSEWCRILESMKTADLRSCTAQYVLQPLQKVRSVNWFWDEERMVCRSKMVGAYYSVHGRFVGLGSWRTATASENVISASNDPIRRRRIRVGTNYHKLAKENVMKRWVEQGIWNEEWKSRSVWRWKHEEPLDPEFESNKDEMVGIESRLFGPPPEERESPPRPPQGVQDLPMTEERRRIRERGREASRPYHQFVYQVSKERELILDEMNPPEAADFSYLNQWPPTLHQAALHGEAGRQRTPTEPNLEYSVSTPPDINTTAYERVKNTWVRRGIWNKKWGMLPGMSWKHEQPLEEMLREEMGDDPVPHEGGAVEDRHEPSEAPRRPLFGAYPDEQVASFSSPLFDDSTHQPVREDAAPNRIASPLPVAANGDHVLGQPDGPLQEACPGGDPAVLPNGETSQSSAASSSDRDRINNREAGRSILLSGGRRGEREGSIGGGLAPEIPRTALGPTRPSKVSKAHRRNMTSTRRRPDGSEENGVQTPIPVPDTASSPLVDSSVQPRRSRRLQEAKRKTDEDSSAGGSSTSSPKSAKPRGVVKRRSRTNRQRTG; this is translated from the exons ATGTCTGCTTCCAACTACGCAGCTAGGGCTAGAGGCGAGACGACTAAACGTCTACTTGCGCAGCTGGTCAACGAAGGATTGGCAAGCTTGGATTTTCTTGACGAATCTCACGACTCTGCCACGCGTCGACCGCGCATCACCGGACAGAGGGAGGGGAATGCAGACCGCTGGCTCACTCTTTCTGCAGTGCATGGTGTTATCACGACAGGCCATCTGCGTCCCAATGACCTTGAGCTTCCTGTCACACTCTGCTCCGGCAATAATGAGGCTCTCCAAGACGATCCAGGTGCCATCTTTGAGTTTATCTCGGTGTGGCTTGACTGTAGTGAGGCCATGACGACATCAGTTGTGCAAGAGCTGCGCAATTCTGCAGCCATGCTAG AGAAATGGATGGAGCATGGCTGGCAGACGCCCACCCTTGACCTGGACTCCTCATTCTTGGATTGGGAGAGGTCTGTGGTGGCGGGCCACCCAACACATCCG TTCCATCGAACATGTATTGCCAACCGCTTGTTGAAGCCGGTTGGACCGGAACATCTCCCCGGCATGCTGAATCCAGATATTTCGTTCGTCACTGTCCCCCGCACATCAGTCCGCACAGCAGGACCCTTTGAGAAACTCATTGAATCCATGATGAAGCATTTCGGAATCTCCGTGGCCAGCTCCCAAGGAAACACCACAGTTCCCTGTCTAACGCAGCATCTCCCAGCTTTGCTGCATCATTTCCCCGAGGCCGAGTTAATCGAGACAGTACCCAATGGTGCCGTGGCCCAGGCGGCCATGCGAACGGTTTCTATCCCGGGTTTTGCGTACGACGTCAAGTTTTCACTGGCATGCCTCGTTACGTCCGCACTGCGCGTCCTTCCGTGCTGGTCTGCAGATGCAGCGCCCAAGTTGACCTGGCTTCTCAAGGAGATATCCCCGCCAAACCTGTGGATAGTTGGCGAGGTTGCCGCCGTGACTGGCAATCAGCAAGACATGGCCGAGGCTCGGTACATGACTTGCATACTGAGGGAGAATTTGGAGTCTAGGGCCAAAGAAAATAACGAAGCGCTGATACTCTCTTCCGCATTGATGGAAAAGCCAATGGGAGGCTCCCGGACGTACGCCGAGGTGCTCTTCGACCTGCATACCACGGCCGACAAAGTGCGCTGGTTCAAGAG TTATGTCCAACATCTCTTGTCTCTTGCCTTGGATCCTCTGGTGCGACACCGAGTTGGACTCGAGTTTCATGGCCAAAACTCCATTGTCCGCATCTGCAAAAGGACAAGAGCCATCAAGGGATTTGCTATACGCGACCTGGCAGGCGTCAAACTTCACGGAGCGAGTCTCGTAGCCCAAGGATTCGATGTGACGGGTCTTGAGGCCTCGAGCACGGATGACAGCCACCAGGTATGGGACAGAGTGCACCACGCCCTTATTCAGAACAACATTGGATACATGATGTATGCGTTGGAGTTGGAGAGAGACCACGATGGATGGGGCATCGTGCGGTCCGCGCTGGCTGATACCCTTGACGTCGAAAATAATGCTCTGGGAAGGCAGATTTACCAGTATTTCTTGAGGGATACCATGTTGTTCAAGTCGTTCATCACAATGAGACTGATTTCGTCGCTAGACGGT CGCTTCAAGCTTGTGGACACAGAGGTGCCGAATATCCTCTGCAAAACGAGCCCGTGGCTGCTTCAAATATGTCTAGCCGGAAGCAACA ATCGGGACTTGATGCAGCAGAATCTCCTGAAGAGCACAAGCCAATATGGACAGCTCCCTGGAGCCTCACGGCGACTCAATCCATACCCAGCTGTTCTACCAGTCCAGTTTGTCCAGAATGTCGAACGCTTTCACGAAGCGCTAGCCGCGGCCCTTGACAACGTTGTTGAACGGTGGTGGAAAGACGTGGATGCCAACTTGCCGGGACGCATGCCGCTTGAGCCCCGAGTGGAAAAGCTGCTCAGGTGGATTGACGAGGGCTCCGACAAAGGCTTCGTCCGAGGCTACAAGGGCCACCAGGGTAACTTGAGACCAGACATGCTGATACTCGCCGCGGAAGAGCACGCCGTCCCCCAGTTTCGCGTCTGCGAGATCAACGGCCGGTTCCCCATCAACTTCCTTCATTTCGCGGCGAGTGCCTACGGAGCCTTGGCCGGCTTGCCGTGGAGCATTCCGCTGCTCAAGCCAGCAACGGATTACACGAAGCTCCGTGACAGCCTGTTTCAGCTGTTTGACCCGTCGGTTCCTATTCACTTTGTCGGACAGACGTCCGACTTTCCAAAAGACAGTCCTCTATTTGGCCTCGTAGAGCATCGAACTGGCATGAGACCAAGATTGGTAAAGCCGTCGAGTCTCGTGTTGATCCCCAGCGGTTCTGAACCGACGGGATTTTCCCTCTACTGCGTCTGGGGCGCCGACCCGGCCGTGACCAAGCGGCCCTTGAAGCTGATTACCGTGGAGGGACGGGTCCTGGAAGAGGTGCACCAGGTAGGATGCCAACTGTACGATTTTGAACTCTTCGCCTTGGATCCGGACATGGTGCGACACATTGCCATGCGGAGCGTCAACGACATGCGGAGCGTCTTCATCGCCCACGACAAGCGGATCCTCGGCATCCTGCGGCAGGAGCTGGACGCGCTTGTGCACAAACACGGCGTTCTTACTCTGGCGCAGGCGCGGATCCTCGAGCAGGGCATCGTGCCGACCATACTGCCGGGCTGTGAGCGCCTGCGCCAGCTTCTCGATGCCAGCTACGCGGATCCCGGAATCAAGGATGGGTACATTCTTAAGCCGTTCCGTCTGGCGAGAGGATCTGGGATTCTGCTGGGCAGGGACATGTCCGTCTCCGAGTGGTGCCGCATTCTCGAATCCATGAAGACGGCCGACTTGCGCTCTTGTACGGCGCAGTACGTGCTGCAGCCGTTGCAGAAGGTGCGGTCTGTCAACTGGTTCTGGGACGAGGAGCGCATGGTCTGCAGGAGTAAAATGGTGGGAGCGTATTATTCTGTTCATGGGCGGtttgttgggcttgggaGCTGGAGGACCGCGACTGCGTCTGAGAATGTTATTTCTGCGTCGA ATGACCCTATTCGAAGGCGCCGTATCCGAGTTGGTACGAATTATCACAAACTCGCCAAGGAGAACGTCATGAAACGCTGGGTTGAGCAGGGAATATGGAACGAGGAATGGAAATCAAGGAGCGTGTGGAGGTGGAAGCACGAAGAACCACTCGACCCCGAGTTCGAGTCGAACAAGGATGAAATGGTTGGCATTGAGTCCCGTCTCTTTGGCCCGCCCCCCGAGGAAAGAGAATCGCCGCCGAGACCACCGCAGGGCGTCCAAGATTTGCCAATGACTGAGGAACGTCGGCGCATACGGGAACGCGGACGTGAGGCGTCGCGCCCATACCATCAGTTCGTCTACCAGGTTTCGAAAGAACGCGAGTTGATTCTGGACGAAATGAACCCTCCCGAAGCTGCCGACTTCTCCTACCTCAACCAATGGCCCCCAACCCTACACCAAGCTGCCCTTCATGGAGAAGCAGGGCGCCAACGCACCCCAACCGAGCCTAACCTGGAATATTCCGTCTCGACCCCCCCAGACATCAACACGACAGCCTATGAGAGAGTGAAGAATACCTGGGTAAGAAGAGGAATATGGAACAAGAAATGGGGCATGCTGCCCGGGATGTCGTGGAAGCATGAACAGCCCCTCGAGGAGATGCTACGCGAGGAAATGGGCGATGATCCTGTCCCTCATGAGGGTGGTGCGGTCGAGGACAGGCACGAACCTAGCGAAGCACCTCGTAGGCCATTATTCGGGGCATACCCAGACGAACAAGTCGCATCGTTTTCATCTCCACTCTTCGACGATAGCACTCATCAACCGGTGAGGGAGGATGCGGCACCGAATCGAATCGCATCTCCATTACCAGTTGCGGCAAATGGTGACCACGTTTTGGGTCAACCGGACGGGCCTCTCCAAGAGGCGTGTCCGGGCGGCGATCCTGCGGTATTACCAAACGGCGAGACCAGCCAGTCTTCTGCTGCATCAAGTTCAGACCGCGACCGTATAAACAATAGAGAGGCCGGACGCTCCATCTTGCTGTCGGGGGGGCGACGAGGCGAGAGAGAGGGGTCCATCGGGGGTGGGCTTGCTCCAGAAATACCACGTACCGCTCTTGGTCCAACTCGTCCATCCAAGGTTTCCAAGGCTCACAGACGGAACATGACTTCTACCAGACGACGACCAGATGGCTCTGAAGAGAATGGGGTACAAACACCGATTCCTGTACCAGATACCGCTTCCTCTCCTCTCGTGGATTCTTCTGTACAGCCTCGAAGGAGTAGACGCTTGCAGGAGGCTAAGCGCAAAACGGATGAAGACTCCTCCGCCGGAGGAAGTAGTACTAGCAGTCCAAAGTCTGCGAAGCCCCGTGGTGTAGTTAAGAGACGTTCACGAACAAATCGGCAGAGGACGGGTTAG
- the klf1_0 gene encoding Zinc finger protein klf1, protein MEDDFTAWLFNESSVPSSSVAYPSWTGVIPSYLDTSQLQTRTYEMSLGGGISHRPMSVARTLDPGSPRTVMSDDKLQELLHLMATRFNKAACSTATTRKKSFLEGDVSNDNHILSLHMTRTCIESYWYHFHPQLPILHRSAFVADHVPNLLLLAIIAIGASTLDRIHGPEAPTKLWVYQALLLIEVHEKMYSTRFLHERAHIHHGTTLALMRRGDWFIRRSADCSADDQLGSITTPDSALDESWTHWIRGEATRRVVFAALVLDSTHAPMFGQPAKMTAHELRLPLSCDEALWSATSAADVVRVQSSLRASGAKPIMFLDGLKETLDGRRMQIDAFGRSIIMTGLLSVLWYMKQRGRQTCSLDIAPSSGG, encoded by the exons ATGGAGGATGATTTCACAGCGTGGTTGTTCAACGAATCATCTGTACCCTCGTCGTCAGTCGCATACCCGTCATGGACAGGCGTAATCCCCAGCTACCTGGATACTTCTCAGCTACAAACCCGGACCTATGAGATGTCACTAGGCGGAGGCATCTCACACCGGCCCATGAGTGTTGCGAGGACGTTGGATCCCGGGTCGCCGCGTACCGTCATGTCGGACGATAAGCTCCAGGAGCTCCTGCACCTTATGGCGACGCGATTCAACAAGGCTGCGTGCTCGACAGCGACCACTCGCAAGAAGTCGTTCCTGGAGGGCGATGTGAGTAACGATAATCACATCCTAAGCCTGCACATGACGCGAACATGTATCGAATCATACTGGTACCACTTCCACCCGCAGTTGCCCATCCTGCATCGCTCGGCCTTTGTCGCCGACCACGTGCCcaatctccttctcctgGCTATAATCGCCATCGGCGCGTCGACACTGGATCGTATCCACGGCCCAGAA GCCCCGACCAAACTCTGGGTATACCAGGCCCTGCTGCTCATAGAGGTCCACGAGAAGATGTATTCCACGCGCTTCCTCCACGAGCGGGCGCACATCCACCACGGCACCACACTGGCCCTGATGCGACGCGGCGACTGGTTCATCAGGCGCTCCGCGGACTGCTCGGCAGACGACCAGCTGGGCTCGATCACGACGCCCGACTCTGCGCTGGACGAATCCTGGACACACTGGATCAGGGGCGAAGCCACGCGGAGGGTCGTCTTTGCAGCCCTTGTGCTGGACTCGACACACGCCCCCATGTTTGGACAGCCTGCCAAGATGACGGCGCACGAGCTTCGGCTGCCGCTGTCCTGCGATGAGGCATTATGGTCGGCGACCAGTGCGGCCGACGTGGTACGGGTGCAGTCCAGCCTGCGAGCGAGTGGCGCGAAGCCCATTATGTTTCTAGACGGGCTCAAAGAAACTCTTGACGGACGGCGAATGCAGATCGACGCCTTCGGGAGGTCCATTATCATGACAGGCTTGCTCAGCGTCCTGTGGTATATGAAGCAGCGCGGGCGGCAGACGTGCTCCCTCGACATTGCACCGTCGTCAGGCGGCTGA
- the linB_0 gene encoding 2,5-dichloro-2,5-cyclohexadiene-1,4-diol dehydrogenase produces MGRLAGKNAVVTGAAGGIGLETTILFAKEGANVLMADISEPALEKALAKVKQLVPSAKVETKKCDVSKEADVKALVESVDPWGGLDIIFNNAGIMHAKDDDAVNTPEEIWDLTQNINVKGVWFGCKHAVLSLRRHKKTKGSIINTASVVAIVGAATPQLAYTASKGAVLALTRELAMVHAREGFRFNSLCPAPLNTPLLQDWLGDDQAKRHRREVHFPTGRFGEAIEQAHAVVFLASDEASFVNGHDFVVDGGMTKAYVTPEGPAAAAPQNNASKNSLA; encoded by the exons ATGGGTCGTCTTGCTGGTAAAAACGCCGTCGTTACCGGTGCCGCTGG TGGCATCGGCCTCGAAACCACCATCCTCTTCGCCAAAGAAGGCGCCAACGTGCTCATGGCCGACATTTCTGAGCCCGCTCTGGAAAaggccctggccaaggtcaagcagCTCGTTCCCTCTGCCAAGGTTGAAACAAAG AAATGTGACGTCTCCAAAGAAGCCGACGTCAAAGCCCTCGTCGAATCCGTCGACCCCTGGGGCGGCCTCGacatcatcttcaacaacgccggcatcatgcacgccaaggacgacgacgccgtcaacaccCCCGAGGAGATCTGGGACCTCACGCAAAACATCAACGTCAAGGGCGTCTGGTTCGGCTGCAAGCACGCCGTGCTCTCGCTGCGCCGCCACAAAAAGACCAAgggcagcatcatcaacacgGCCTCggtcgtcgccatcgtcggcgccgccacgCCCCAGCTCGCCTACACGGCCTCCAAGGGCGCCGTGCTGGCCCTGACGCGCGAGCTGGCCATGGTCCACGCCCGCGAGGGCTTCAGGTTCAACAGCCTGTGCCCCGCGCCGCTCAACACCCCGCTGCTGCAGGACTGGCTGGGCGACGACCAGGCCAAGCGTCACCGCCGCGAGGTGCACTTCCCCACGGGCCGCTTCGGCGAGGCCATCGAGCAGGCTCATGCCGTCGTGTTCCTGGCCAGTGACGAGGCCAGCTTTGTGAATGGCCACGACtttgtcgtcgacggcggcatGACCAAGGCCTATGTTACCCCGGAGGggcccgctgctgccgcccccCAGAACAATGCTTCCAAGAACTCGTTGGCGTAG